One window of Mesorhizobium loti R88b genomic DNA carries:
- a CDS encoding isopenicillin N synthase family dioxygenase produces the protein MTQDIETIGIADLFGPPSAARDRADARIMAAASGIGFMAVRDFPGDAWLTPDRRAQLLRIFALPGSEKQKLLRWNFDQTNKNVYRGWFPLQPTAVSYKEGIDMGPDLADTAGVSASDDPLCETTPLPAEETLPGWRAAAADYYRAMGTVGNALMRSIARGLGLPETIFDPYFEDGISTLRLIRYPLRDATAGVDTSGPEFSVVHKGEKRTVIGREHADSGFVTLLAQDGVEGLQAKTLAGEWIDVPPANGTLAVNFGQLLERWTGGRVRATRHRVIAPKTARFSIPFFYEPRVDAEIAPLPLSGTEPFLPFLYGDYLWESATNFVEMSGIKHLREPRRARAS, from the coding sequence ATGACGCAAGACATCGAAACCATCGGCATCGCGGATCTGTTCGGGCCGCCCTCGGCCGCCCGCGACCGCGCTGACGCCAGGATCATGGCCGCTGCCTCCGGAATAGGCTTCATGGCGGTTCGCGATTTTCCTGGCGATGCCTGGCTGACGCCGGACAGAAGAGCGCAATTGCTGCGCATCTTTGCTCTTCCCGGCAGCGAGAAGCAGAAATTGCTGCGCTGGAATTTCGACCAGACGAACAAGAACGTCTATCGCGGCTGGTTCCCGCTGCAGCCGACAGCCGTTTCCTACAAGGAAGGCATCGACATGGGGCCGGACCTCGCCGATACAGCAGGGGTTTCGGCATCCGACGATCCGCTGTGCGAGACGACGCCATTACCAGCCGAAGAGACCTTGCCCGGTTGGCGCGCGGCCGCGGCGGACTACTACCGCGCGATGGGGACGGTCGGCAACGCGCTGATGCGGTCGATCGCGCGCGGGCTTGGCCTGCCGGAAACGATCTTCGATCCGTATTTCGAGGATGGCATCTCGACACTGCGCCTGATCCGCTATCCCTTGCGCGACGCCACTGCCGGTGTTGACACCAGCGGGCCTGAGTTCTCGGTGGTTCACAAGGGCGAGAAACGCACCGTCATCGGCCGCGAGCATGCCGATTCCGGTTTCGTCACCTTGCTGGCGCAGGACGGCGTCGAGGGCTTGCAGGCAAAAACCCTCGCCGGCGAATGGATCGACGTGCCGCCGGCCAATGGCACGCTGGCGGTCAATTTCGGCCAATTGCTGGAGCGCTGGACCGGTGGGCGCGTCCGGGCGACGCGACACCGGGTGATTGCGCCGAAGACGGCGCGGTTCTCGATCCCGTTCTTCTATGAACCGCGTGTCGACGCCGAGATCGCGCCCTTGCCGTTGAGCGGCACCGAACCTTTCCTGCCGTTTCTCTATGGCGACTATCTCTGGGAATCGGCGACGAACTTCGTCGAGATGAGCGGCATCAAGCATTTGCGTGAGCCACGCCGCGCCAGGGCTTCCTGA
- a CDS encoding DUF523 domain-containing protein: MERVLVSACLLGSHVRYNGSYRLNNHPVLMRWQAEGRVVQLCPEVAAGFSTPRPAAEIHGSADAVLRGQGRVIEQTGNDVTALYLEAGQIALDLARETGCRYAVLTDGSPSCGSSFVYDGSFSSRRVAGRGTTTALLEANGIRVFSEDSIGDLDDLLKKSGSAETAA; this comes from the coding sequence ATGGAAAGGGTTCTCGTCTCCGCCTGCCTGCTCGGCAGTCACGTCCGCTACAACGGCTCCTACCGGCTCAACAACCATCCGGTCCTGATGCGCTGGCAAGCGGAAGGGCGGGTCGTGCAACTCTGCCCTGAGGTTGCCGCGGGTTTCTCCACGCCGCGTCCCGCTGCAGAAATTCACGGCTCAGCCGATGCTGTGCTTCGCGGCCAGGGTCGAGTGATCGAGCAGACGGGAAATGATGTGACCGCACTTTATCTCGAAGCCGGGCAAATTGCGCTCGACCTCGCCCGAGAAACGGGATGTCGCTACGCGGTTCTTACCGACGGCAGTCCGTCCTGCGGCAGCAGCTTCGTTTATGACGGCAGCTTTTCAAGCAGGCGCGTAGCCGGTCGCGGCACGACCACCGCTCTGCTGGAAGCCAATGGCATTCGGGTCTTTTCGGAAGACAGTATCGGCGACCTTGACGATCTCCTAAAGAAGTCCGGTTCAGCCGAAACCGCGGCCTGA
- a CDS encoding ParB N-terminal domain-containing protein: MLRVQKVKLDDIYVPTARKKTLHPETVRSLAEDILENGMKTPIQVRHDGKRHVLVEGLHRLEAARWLGETEIDAYLVQAKRH; the protein is encoded by the coding sequence ATGCTCAGAGTGCAAAAGGTCAAGCTCGACGATATCTACGTGCCGACGGCGCGCAAGAAGACGCTGCACCCAGAGACCGTGCGCAGTCTCGCCGAGGACATTCTCGAGAATGGCATGAAGACGCCGATCCAGGTCCGCCACGACGGCAAGCGTCATGTCCTCGTCGAAGGCCTGCATCGGCTGGAGGCGGCAAGGTGGCTCGGCGAGACCGAAATCGACGCCTATCTGGTGCAAGCCAAGCGCCACTGA
- a CDS encoding phosphodiester glycosidase family protein has product MDFLTLLNAAPLLSTLVKAALPQAVATTMAFSQWFASVPPCRDFAFEATSYLVCEVDPKLYSIELFWKDQAGKPFQSLHNLDDAQRAAGRTMLFAINAGMYHPDLRPVGLYVERGQEMADVKTGSGTGNFSLQPNGIFYISNGKASVRATRDFVRKRPHTDYATQSGPMLVIDGKLHPKFQADGTSLKTRDGVGVRKDGVAVFAISNGTVNFHAFARLFRDALGCDNALFLDGSISSLLAPAIGRNEDYWNLGPMIGVFRKRG; this is encoded by the coding sequence ATGGATTTTCTGACACTTCTCAACGCGGCGCCTCTGCTGTCGACCTTGGTCAAGGCCGCACTGCCGCAGGCGGTCGCCACCACGATGGCATTCAGCCAATGGTTCGCCTCGGTGCCGCCGTGCCGCGACTTTGCCTTCGAAGCGACCAGCTATCTGGTCTGCGAGGTCGACCCGAAGCTCTATTCGATCGAACTGTTCTGGAAGGATCAGGCCGGCAAGCCTTTCCAGTCGCTTCACAATCTCGATGACGCCCAGCGCGCCGCTGGCCGCACCATGCTGTTTGCCATCAACGCCGGCATGTATCATCCCGATCTCAGGCCGGTTGGGCTGTATGTCGAACGTGGCCAGGAAATGGCTGATGTGAAGACAGGATCGGGAACCGGCAATTTCTCGCTGCAGCCGAATGGCATCTTCTACATCAGCAACGGCAAGGCCAGTGTGCGGGCGACCAGGGATTTCGTCAGGAAGCGTCCACACACCGACTATGCCACGCAATCCGGGCCGATGCTGGTGATCGACGGCAAGCTGCATCCGAAATTCCAGGCCGACGGCACGTCGCTCAAGACCCGAGACGGGGTCGGCGTGCGCAAGGATGGGGTAGCCGTTTTCGCCATTTCAAATGGCACGGTGAATTTCCATGCATTCGCCCGCCTGTTCCGTGATGCGCTCGGCTGCGACAATGCGCTGTTTCTCGATGGCTCGATTTCAAGCCTGCTGGCGCCTGCAATCGGCCGCAACGAAGATTACTGGAACCTGGGCCCGATGATCGGGGTGTTCAGGAAGCGCGGCTAG
- a CDS encoding undecaprenyl-diphosphate phosphatase translates to MADICTQGVDTGFVGLGYAKVAFLGLVQGITELLPISSTAHMRIVPAVLGWQDPGSAFSAAMQLAALAAVISYFWSDVRDLLFGSLDALARRDFADRHFQLASWIVLATIPIVIAGVALSGVLNACNSPLRSLSVIGWACIAMAILLALAEIFARHKRTIGEASLADALLVGVAQIGALIPGVSRSGSTLTAALGLGFKRAEAARFSFLLGLPAIALAGLKELWELHKVHLDAHGWSVLATGLVVASISAFFAIWGLMRVLERFSAWPFVIYRGLLGVVLLLAVAMGWLA, encoded by the coding sequence ATGGCTGACATCTGCACCCAGGGCGTGGACACCGGCTTTGTCGGCCTGGGATATGCCAAGGTCGCATTCCTTGGCCTGGTGCAAGGCATCACCGAATTGCTGCCGATTTCCTCGACCGCCCATATGCGCATTGTGCCGGCGGTGCTCGGCTGGCAGGATCCGGGTTCCGCCTTCTCCGCCGCCATGCAGCTTGCCGCCCTTGCCGCCGTGATCAGCTATTTCTGGAGCGATGTCAGGGATCTCCTGTTCGGCTCGCTCGACGCTCTCGCGCGGCGCGATTTTGCCGACCGGCATTTCCAGCTGGCTTCCTGGATCGTGCTGGCGACGATCCCGATCGTCATTGCCGGCGTCGCGCTGTCGGGCGTGCTCAACGCCTGCAATTCGCCGCTGCGCAGCCTGAGCGTGATCGGCTGGGCCTGCATCGCCATGGCGATCCTGCTGGCTCTGGCCGAGATTTTCGCCCGCCACAAGCGCACCATCGGCGAAGCCTCGCTGGCCGACGCGCTGCTCGTCGGCGTTGCCCAGATCGGCGCGCTGATCCCTGGCGTCTCGCGCTCCGGCTCGACCTTGACGGCTGCACTTGGGCTCGGCTTCAAGCGGGCCGAAGCGGCGCGCTTCTCGTTCCTGCTTGGGCTGCCCGCGATCGCGCTTGCCGGCCTCAAGGAGTTGTGGGAACTGCACAAGGTTCATCTCGACGCCCATGGCTGGTCGGTTCTTGCCACCGGGCTGGTTGTCGCCTCGATTTCCGCTTTCTTCGCCATCTGGGGCCTGATGCGCGTGCTGGAGCGGTTCTCCGCCTGGCCTTTCGTCATCTATCGTGGACTGCTCGGCGTCGTCCTCCTGCTGGCCGTGGCGATGGGATGGCTGGCTTAA
- a CDS encoding GNAT family N-acetyltransferase has translation MSDKIQPPTSDTVIRPGTIDDAETIHAALLKLGTHIGAHQEIVSTVDDLRAYGFGEKPAFSTLIAEVGGEFAGLCLHFPIFSTWMGRPGVYVQDLYVEDRFRGRKIGERLLRRVAAECRKEGGVYLRLSVDTDNEGAKAFYERLGIAWSSYEQTQKIIGEAFFTFADAPENGDQE, from the coding sequence ATGTCAGACAAGATCCAGCCCCCGACCAGCGACACCGTCATCCGCCCCGGCACCATCGACGACGCCGAGACCATCCACGCCGCGCTTCTCAAACTTGGCACCCATATCGGCGCGCATCAGGAGATCGTATCCACTGTTGACGATCTCCGCGCCTATGGCTTCGGCGAAAAGCCCGCCTTCTCTACCCTGATCGCCGAAGTCGGCGGCGAATTCGCCGGCCTCTGCCTGCATTTCCCGATCTTCTCTACCTGGATGGGCCGGCCTGGGGTCTATGTGCAGGATCTCTATGTCGAGGACCGGTTTCGCGGCCGCAAGATCGGCGAGCGCCTGCTGCGGCGTGTCGCTGCGGAATGCCGGAAAGAGGGCGGCGTGTATCTGCGGCTGTCCGTCGACACCGACAATGAAGGCGCGAAGGCCTTTTATGAAAGGCTGGGCATTGCCTGGTCGAGTTACGAACAGACGCAGAAGATCATCGGCGAGGCCTTTTTCACCTTTGCCGACGCACCGGAAAATGGGGATCAGGAATGA
- a CDS encoding 3-keto-5-aminohexanoate cleavage protein has protein sequence MAPRKVIVTCAVTGSVHTPSMSPYLPVTPDQIAADAIAAAEAGASILHLHARDPRDGRPTADPDVFMQFLPRIKQATDAVINITTGGSSLMTLDQRLAAPLRAEPEMCSLNMGSMNFALFPMLDKPREWQHEWEPKLLEATRDTIFKNTFADMESVLERLGKGCGTRFEFECYDVGHLYSLAHFRDRGLVSGPLFIQFVLGILGGIGADPDNLIHMKRIADKLFGDSYQFSVLAAGRQQMPLISIAAAMGGNVRVGLEDSLYDGRQLAKSNADQVRRIRGILDGLSLEVATPAEAREMLALKGGDRVAF, from the coding sequence ATGGCGCCGCGAAAAGTCATCGTCACCTGCGCCGTCACCGGCTCTGTGCATACACCGTCGATGTCGCCCTATCTGCCTGTGACGCCGGACCAGATCGCGGCCGATGCGATCGCGGCGGCGGAAGCCGGCGCCTCGATCCTGCATCTGCACGCCCGCGACCCCAGGGACGGACGGCCGACCGCCGATCCGGACGTGTTCATGCAATTCCTGCCGCGCATCAAGCAGGCGACCGATGCGGTGATCAACATCACCACCGGCGGGTCGTCGCTGATGACCCTGGACCAGCGACTGGCGGCACCCTTGCGCGCCGAGCCCGAAATGTGCTCGCTCAACATGGGTTCGATGAATTTCGCCCTGTTCCCGATGCTCGACAAGCCGCGCGAATGGCAGCACGAGTGGGAGCCGAAGCTGCTCGAAGCCACCCGCGACACCATTTTCAAGAACACCTTCGCCGACATGGAAAGCGTTCTCGAAAGGCTGGGCAAAGGCTGCGGCACACGCTTCGAATTCGAGTGCTACGATGTCGGCCATCTCTATTCGCTGGCGCATTTCCGCGACCGGGGCCTGGTGTCGGGGCCGCTGTTCATCCAGTTCGTGCTGGGTATTCTCGGCGGCATCGGCGCCGATCCGGACAATCTCATCCATATGAAGCGGATCGCCGACAAGCTGTTCGGCGACAGCTACCAGTTCTCGGTGCTGGCCGCCGGCCGCCAGCAGATGCCGCTGATCTCGATCGCCGCGGCGATGGGTGGCAATGTCCGTGTCGGCCTGGAAGACAGTCTCTACGATGGCCGTCAGCTGGCGAAATCCAACGCCGACCAGGTGCGCCGCATCCGTGGCATTCTCGACGGGTTGTCGCTGGAGGTTGCAACGCCGGCCGAGGCGCGCGAAATGCTGGCGCTGAAAGGTGGCGATCGGGTCGCTTTCTAG
- a CDS encoding transglutaminase-like cysteine peptidase, translating into MASSMGWRRKAKGLGLAFALSAFCVVAGSAYAAPVSMVVGGSTSQPIGHYDFCKIHAAECSIRSPNSVPEHMSSKLLHDISAVNLSVNKRVKPMSDMDNYGKDEWWAYPDNGFGDCEDYALEKRRELSNLGVPVANLLMTVVRKPDGEGHAVLTVRTDKGDFILDNLTDKVRLWNQTSYRYLKRQASDNTGHWVSILGGDEQLVSSVK; encoded by the coding sequence ATGGCATCCTCGATGGGTTGGCGCCGCAAGGCGAAGGGGCTGGGGCTGGCGTTTGCGCTGTCCGCTTTCTGTGTGGTGGCGGGTTCCGCCTATGCCGCGCCTGTTTCCATGGTTGTCGGCGGCTCGACTTCCCAGCCGATCGGCCATTATGATTTTTGCAAGATACATGCCGCCGAATGCTCTATCCGCTCGCCCAACAGCGTGCCGGAACACATGAGCAGCAAGCTGCTGCATGATATCTCGGCGGTAAATCTCTCGGTCAACAAGCGCGTCAAGCCGATGAGCGACATGGACAATTACGGCAAGGACGAGTGGTGGGCGTATCCGGACAATGGTTTTGGTGACTGCGAGGACTACGCACTGGAAAAGCGGCGCGAACTCAGCAACTTGGGTGTTCCGGTCGCCAATCTGCTGATGACCGTGGTTCGCAAGCCCGATGGCGAAGGCCATGCCGTGCTGACGGTGCGCACCGACAAGGGCGACTTCATCCTCGACAATCTGACCGACAAGGTCCGCCTCTGGAACCAGACGAGCTATCGCTACCTGAAACGGCAGGCGAGCGACAACACCGGGCACTGGGTTTCCATCCTTGGTGGCGACGAACAGTTGGTCAGTTCGGTCAAATAG
- a CDS encoding SRPBCC family protein: MTTKLDIAPANDRELVVARIIDAPRENVYRCWSDPKLITQWFAPKPWTTPRAEMDVRTGGSSLVIMAGPDGNEFPNPGVFLEVIPGKKIVFTDAYTKAWEPSEKPFMTGVLTFEDEGEGKTLYTARVRHWSVAGREQHEAMGFHVGWGQCTDQLEELARTL; this comes from the coding sequence GTGACCACAAAGCTCGACATCGCCCCCGCCAATGACCGTGAACTGGTTGTTGCCCGCATCATCGATGCGCCGCGCGAGAACGTCTATCGTTGCTGGAGCGACCCGAAACTGATCACGCAATGGTTCGCACCAAAGCCGTGGACGACACCACGCGCCGAGATGGACGTGCGCACGGGCGGCTCGAGCCTGGTCATCATGGCTGGCCCTGACGGCAATGAGTTTCCCAACCCCGGCGTCTTCCTGGAAGTCATTCCCGGCAAGAAGATCGTCTTCACCGATGCCTATACAAAGGCCTGGGAGCCATCGGAAAAGCCGTTCATGACCGGCGTGCTGACCTTCGAGGACGAAGGCGAGGGCAAGACCCTCTACACCGCACGCGTCCGGCACTGGAGTGTCGCCGGCCGCGAACAGCACGAGGCGATGGGTTTTCACGTCGGCTGGGGCCAGTGCACCGACCAACTCGAGGAACTCGCCAGGACGCTCTGA
- a CDS encoding DedA family protein — protein MQSFIDQSVCFIENHQAWAGLVVGLLAFGESLVLVGILLPGTTVLIIVGGLVGAGIVQPLPVLLAAMIGAALGDTISYFLGRWLGRGVVHKWPLNRYRREVARARLFFHRYGFWAVFIGRFFGPVRATVPLVAGMMGMHRRRFQIANILSAIIWAPVVLSPGWLVAKGAGSFPELDVTSLFGIAAMASIALIIIAVIAFRLRGKRTSRA, from the coding sequence GTGCAGTCGTTCATCGACCAGAGCGTTTGTTTCATCGAGAACCATCAGGCCTGGGCCGGCCTCGTGGTCGGGCTGCTGGCATTCGGCGAGTCGCTTGTGCTGGTCGGCATCCTCTTGCCCGGCACCACAGTGCTCATCATCGTCGGCGGCCTGGTGGGGGCCGGCATCGTGCAGCCTTTGCCAGTCCTTCTGGCGGCGATGATCGGGGCAGCACTCGGCGACACCATCTCCTATTTTCTCGGCAGATGGCTGGGCCGTGGTGTCGTTCACAAATGGCCGCTCAACCGTTACCGCCGCGAGGTCGCCAGGGCGCGGCTGTTCTTCCACCGTTACGGTTTTTGGGCCGTTTTCATCGGCCGCTTCTTCGGCCCGGTCCGTGCCACCGTGCCGCTGGTCGCGGGCATGATGGGCATGCACCGGCGCCGCTTCCAGATCGCCAACATCCTGTCGGCGATCATCTGGGCCCCGGTCGTGCTGTCGCCTGGGTGGTTGGTGGCCAAGGGCGCCGGCAGCTTCCCGGAGCTCGATGTGACCAGCCTGTTTGGGATAGCGGCGATGGCCTCAATCGCCTTGATCATCATAGCGGTGATCGCTTTTAGGCTGCGGGGCAAGCGAACGTCCCGAGCCTAA
- a CDS encoding aspartate aminotransferase family protein, giving the protein MSKTQTAAQDTEARRESHLFYLSSLRRPLIDRAEGIYMWTQDGRRFIDGSSGPMVANIGHSNRNVLDAMKRQMDRATFAYRLHFENEPAEELARELAGKLPEGMDRIFFVSGGSEATESCIKLARQWAVATDQASRWKVITRFPSYHGGTLGSLSITGDDALAETFEPMMRVMPTVPAPTAWRDRDNLSMEQRGVRYADMLEDKILAEGPESVVAFIMEPIGGAATAALVAPDSYYARIREICDRYGILLIHDEVMSGAGRTGKFLGGDHWNCKPDIVALSKGLGSGYAPLGALAAPMRLVQPLLASGGFQHGHTYAGNPLACAAGLAVLGEMDRLDLIANAAAMGDVLMEGLKALAKRFPFIADVRGKGLLTGAEMVADPETLRPIDQNKKATQRLLDLAYERGLIIYGRRVKGGVEGDNFMVAPPMIVTSEQVGEIISIIGDSLEVLAAELDLPVEGQG; this is encoded by the coding sequence ATGTCGAAGACCCAGACCGCCGCTCAAGACACCGAGGCCCGGCGAGAATCGCATCTGTTCTATCTGTCCAGCCTGCGCCGGCCGCTGATCGACCGTGCCGAAGGCATTTACATGTGGACCCAGGATGGCAGGCGTTTCATCGATGGCTCGAGCGGGCCGATGGTCGCCAATATCGGCCATTCCAACCGCAATGTGCTCGATGCCATGAAGCGGCAAATGGACCGCGCCACCTTCGCCTACCGGCTGCATTTCGAGAACGAGCCGGCGGAAGAACTGGCGCGTGAGCTGGCCGGCAAGCTGCCGGAGGGCATGGATCGCATCTTCTTCGTCTCTGGCGGCTCGGAGGCGACGGAATCCTGCATCAAGCTGGCGCGGCAATGGGCTGTCGCCACCGACCAGGCTAGCCGCTGGAAGGTGATCACGCGTTTCCCCTCCTATCATGGCGGTACGCTGGGTTCGCTGTCGATCACCGGCGACGACGCTCTGGCCGAAACCTTCGAGCCGATGATGCGGGTGATGCCGACCGTGCCGGCACCGACCGCCTGGCGCGACCGCGACAATCTTTCGATGGAGCAGCGTGGCGTCCGCTATGCCGACATGCTGGAAGACAAGATCCTCGCCGAAGGTCCGGAGAGCGTCGTTGCCTTCATCATGGAGCCAATCGGCGGTGCGGCGACAGCGGCTCTGGTGGCGCCAGACAGCTACTATGCGCGCATCCGCGAAATCTGCGACCGCTACGGCATCCTGCTGATCCACGACGAAGTGATGAGCGGCGCCGGTCGCACCGGCAAATTCCTCGGCGGCGACCACTGGAACTGCAAACCCGACATCGTCGCGCTGTCGAAGGGGCTGGGCTCGGGCTACGCGCCGCTTGGCGCGCTGGCGGCGCCCATGCGGCTGGTGCAGCCGCTGCTCGCTTCCGGCGGTTTCCAGCACGGCCACACCTATGCTGGCAATCCGCTGGCCTGTGCTGCCGGCCTTGCCGTGCTGGGCGAAATGGACCGGCTCGACCTGATCGCCAATGCGGCTGCGATGGGCGACGTGCTGATGGAGGGACTGAAAGCGCTGGCCAAGCGCTTTCCCTTCATCGCCGACGTGCGCGGCAAGGGCCTGCTCACCGGCGCCGAGATGGTTGCCGATCCCGAGACGCTGCGTCCGATCGACCAAAACAAAAAAGCCACGCAGCGGCTGCTCGACCTCGCTTATGAGCGTGGTCTGATCATCTATGGCCGCAGGGTCAAGGGTGGCGTCGAAGGCGACAATTTCATGGTCGCGCCGCCGATGATCGTCACATCAGAACAGGTCGGCGAGATCATCTCCATCATCGGTGACTCGCTGGAGGTGCTGGCCGCCGAGCTCGACCTGCCAGTCGAAGGCCAGGGCTAA
- a CDS encoding N,N-dimethylformamidase beta subunit family domain-containing protein: MTHLPTEFPDFGLTPEQRRHAVRGHYYEWPGMDGERGEIWCYSDRFSYRAGETVMLHVSSTAPAFNMAIVRDGGTETKVFEISGIAAVWQDTSDQCSAEGCGWEVAFEFRVGNDWPSGAYRITLTAAGHDGKQIQSHHLFIVSPRPGKKPGRVLQVAATGTWLAYNTWGGSNHYQGITGPDRNQYSPIVSTQRPWCRGFVVLPKDAPRVPLEVAVPPKTIPRYPHMEWALATGHSKKYASSGWASYDSHMFRFAERAGYDIDLVSQHDLHFSPDILDGYDCAVFVGHDEYWTWEMRDAVDTYVERGGHAARFAGNFMWQTRLEDEGRRQVCYKYRARAEDPAYLGGSDVTRATNSWEAPEIGRPGSATFGLNATRGVYAGWGGCAPRGVRGFPVYRPEHWAFAGTGIYYGDLLGADSHVYGYEVDGLDFEIRGGLPYPTSDSGAPDGLQVLAVGMASQVEESADIPIEDQFLTDEDGRFTAETLFGEASDANLEKVKRGNGMIVNFPRGKGEVFHAGSCEWVAGLLRQDPMVERVTRNVLDRYLGKS; the protein is encoded by the coding sequence ATGACCCATCTGCCTACCGAATTCCCCGATTTCGGGTTGACGCCCGAGCAGCGCCGCCACGCGGTGCGCGGCCACTATTACGAATGGCCAGGCATGGATGGCGAGCGCGGCGAGATCTGGTGCTACAGCGACCGCTTTTCCTATCGCGCCGGGGAGACGGTAATGCTGCATGTCAGCTCGACCGCCCCAGCCTTCAACATGGCGATCGTTCGTGACGGCGGCACCGAGACGAAAGTGTTCGAGATATCAGGCATCGCGGCGGTCTGGCAGGACACTTCAGACCAATGTTCCGCCGAGGGTTGCGGCTGGGAAGTCGCGTTCGAATTCCGTGTCGGCAACGACTGGCCGTCCGGTGCCTATCGGATAACGCTGACTGCCGCTGGCCATGACGGCAAACAGATCCAATCCCATCATCTCTTCATCGTCAGCCCCCGGCCCGGCAAGAAGCCCGGCCGCGTGCTGCAGGTGGCGGCGACGGGCACCTGGCTTGCCTACAACACCTGGGGTGGCTCGAACCACTACCAAGGCATTACCGGGCCTGACCGCAACCAGTACTCGCCTATTGTGTCGACGCAGCGCCCTTGGTGCCGTGGCTTCGTCGTGCTGCCCAAGGATGCGCCGCGCGTGCCGCTGGAAGTGGCCGTCCCGCCGAAGACAATACCGCGCTATCCCCACATGGAGTGGGCGCTGGCTACCGGACATTCGAAGAAATACGCCTCATCGGGCTGGGCGAGCTATGACAGTCATATGTTCCGCTTCGCCGAGCGGGCCGGCTATGACATCGACCTAGTGAGCCAGCACGATCTGCATTTTTCGCCTGACATTCTCGACGGTTACGATTGCGCGGTCTTCGTCGGCCATGACGAGTACTGGACCTGGGAAATGCGCGACGCGGTCGACACCTATGTCGAGCGCGGCGGCCATGCGGCGCGCTTTGCCGGCAATTTTATGTGGCAGACACGGCTGGAAGACGAGGGCCGCCGGCAGGTCTGCTATAAATACCGCGCGCGCGCCGAGGACCCAGCCTATCTCGGTGGCAGCGACGTTACCCGTGCCACAAATTCCTGGGAAGCGCCGGAAATCGGCCGACCGGGTTCGGCGACCTTCGGGCTCAACGCGACACGCGGGGTGTATGCCGGTTGGGGCGGCTGCGCGCCGCGCGGCGTGCGCGGTTTCCCGGTCTACCGGCCCGAACACTGGGCCTTTGCCGGCACCGGCATCTATTATGGTGACCTGCTCGGCGCCGACAGCCATGTTTATGGTTATGAGGTCGATGGGCTCGACTTCGAGATCCGCGGCGGCCTGCCCTACCCCACATCAGACAGCGGCGCGCCGGATGGCTTGCAGGTTCTCGCGGTCGGCATGGCCAGCCAGGTTGAGGAAAGCGCCGACATCCCGATCGAGGACCAGTTCCTCACCGACGAGGATGGCCGCTTCACCGCCGAAACCCTGTTTGGCGAAGCGAGCGACGCCAATCTCGAAAAGGTCAAACGCGGCAATGGCATGATCGTCAATTTCCCGCGTGGCAAGGGTGAGGTGTTCCACGCCGGAAGCTGCGAATGGGTGGCCGGCCTGCTGAGACAAGACCCGATGGTCGAACGCGTTACCCGCAATGTCCTTGATCGCTACCTTGGAAAGTCCTGA
- a CDS encoding GFA family protein, whose product MARYQGGCLCGAVRYRADVDPINERICHCRLCQKAIGAAFNARVLFRIDEVTIEGPLATVNTSPDLKRGFCPSCGTTMFSRRDSAGIIGVTTGSLDDPTLFRPQMHIFTASRQPWVVLDDGLPQYEAGPPPG is encoded by the coding sequence ATGGCAAGATATCAGGGCGGATGTTTGTGTGGGGCGGTTCGCTATCGCGCTGACGTCGATCCCATCAACGAGCGCATCTGCCACTGCCGGCTTTGCCAGAAGGCGATCGGCGCCGCCTTCAACGCGCGCGTGCTGTTTCGCATCGACGAGGTGACGATCGAAGGGCCGCTGGCGACGGTGAACACTTCGCCCGATCTCAAGCGCGGTTTTTGCCCAAGCTGCGGCACGACGATGTTTTCGCGTCGTGATTCCGCAGGCATCATCGGCGTCACAACTGGTTCGCTCGACGATCCCACGCTCTTCAGGCCACAGATGCACATTTTCACAGCCTCAAGGCAGCCTTGGGTGGTGCTCGATGACGGGCTGCCACAGTATGAGGCCGGACCGCCGCCGGGCTAG